A genomic stretch from Megachile rotundata isolate GNS110a chromosome 1, iyMegRotu1, whole genome shotgun sequence includes:
- the IntS1 gene encoding integrator complex subunit 1 isoform X1, with protein sequence MDRSKAGIGRGAKSKIAQHPSDLFALGSKSSRSESSDVKRPGVIHSKPSSSSSTSGNDRKKEAPSGSLQSFQYIPQKKSKLATHVTHQRPPFSSAEAWELVAIDSDPADFVPMVLEANDNDEGDKVIGIICGAIKTLKNQKWKPDTLVYMGLLYLAKIRPSIFSNDCILHALSSLLKRDQAHNYKAKGNPLVPVLAANLLMKGFCDKRNWPEIFVKLYIEDALGERVWVDHEECKGFVDNILTGFNTQHPPKSILQPELSVLTPRDCHSPSTIDDEDTGSSSVQFSGEKEKIEFPVTPRYGHCIENIELIVLEAVKEQLNRRQPESITKNFLKLLSSACGFVEIRNIAVPRLEMWLHNPKLMRPAQELLSYICYNCTSHTQRDVEVISQLVKMRLKTKAVINLYLNGVKELIGLHPENLSTILKHTIYNELSNARNPNNMPMLGVMFQTLPEQAAKLLAEIFQDLLMNREDYLRPLRALLREIVRVCRHDINLLTFARTLMAERQDIAQQLLNFEFKERVFISIADLLCLCMLLAISPQVKEAAALAQRGDKKDIALLHQFQNMVATIQFEAVLWLQNSAPQMYSIGKNELLHALHKILLLESPEQYYKLDNWPPESDRVFYLRLISDVPLLQNTLLRLLLLGFSKENGITHSETLDLVDQLIRRAAANSTESFPTLQADKLNIIELIFNLCIYQPPVTINIPSNYVPPTLAISNLYWKGWIMLLILAAHNPSTIGAVAWKQYPILRTLMEMCITNHFSYPPPTMALPEIIEQERSKELQVEAIEKQEILEYESHLAAASTRIQISEQNSLLLSQLMTMEPTGIARKPPPAVLEQIQSLNVSHRLGHLLCRSRKPDFLLDIIQRQQQSSSQSMPWLADLVQNSEGSLSQLPVQCLCEFLLSTSAQTVEKQPRQQQLLAHLQMLLTDPEQDRQHAYEVLEYFLRRLSSQQTGSRLQAITGLKMVLGSIPTEEEPMDIDGENEREVWLLRKLPSIPHFLSVRSLVSTALRGACQVENNPDLVHAYISYLAAHTTDDDLPDLTDLANEISQLVVERSTIIAAILPQPEIDNPQAKQTLHAFMVIICNYLEKARSPRAEEYTWSESQDQILVQWSTGEECTMHILVVHAMIILLTYNSDDDELFEVLLETWFPLNTEPPKAFLVDTSEEALLIPDWLKLRMIRSNVPRLIDAALKDLEPQQLVLFIQSFGIPVPSMTKLLHTLDAGVQIDPSSVGEAVLDKTYMAQLVEVQHRRGATGGLVFVQVLQLLEPQLPDENAVTIGQLQEPLPPSAMVQKQSVIQCSVKTDVPHLINRLFIENIPMNQKVDAYRRLHKTLAKDLQKSAKESGAVVLAIQHICSVLSSMQVKQFLASLVHMPQYSCTLMRIILLPLKKSSTSKQVVELTRNMCLNLIQLIGDVKAPVLSILRDFANVQLTKTPKSMELTMLMQNRDPGSILESTDPVNLEAVGRKLLDICLKQQKTDILVEAMARLLVNDSNEGILKPRTGLLIDWLASVEPELIGICPTLQMKLLFGKTKIQLKVDNNIVSSHSFRPYLLTLLTHRASWATLYKCIGHLLDKCDDGYDPTAVLDFLWALTCNPKLWQGRDKFTPKHYVPENILLLHEKQLLTLVAYLVAEAVIICNCQNRNAALARMDSRLDLLLHCVSTNNHMVSSVVKYLAERMMNDSDVDSDMAHQFLLHMYMKIPKVICYLDTFQIKKFVGEAKITEWTGSVLDCMSHSLLTALAATPRQKSWNSKSQDFELCARKMAAVHPILVLRQLPMLASSLMGRCYLDFSQFRSGHHLNLFVQIMGLLELLQPHLFNEEHRTALEDTLENYFQCFQNYGPVKDLIPLLNRFITLLQGYISYDPQRALKYLQKHAQVLHELQVHYPNLVSLRTLVSGIPVLREGEDVEEVLITIPPTPPPLEPTIPQHWTSLLSTLSKLQGEDVFCALQEIEHLSSRKPSVLESVTDNIAELLVSPQSNIRSLAHTLLARALKHRPESNTNILSAFQRCLDSSRADILMSALEKLPEIVLCMQEHALPLMQKVFELGVNSNVNTIPYINKTIALLNTQQGC encoded by the exons ATGGATCGCAGCAAGGCAGGAATTGGCAGAGGTGCAAAAAGTAAAATTGCTCAGCATCCCTCTGATTTATTTGCACTTGGATCCAAAAGTTCGCGTAGTGAGAGTTCTGATGTTAAAAGACCAGGGGTTATTCATTCTAAGCCAAGTAGTAGTTCTTCGACTTCTG GTAATGATCGGAAAAAGGAAGCACCATCGGGATCGCTTCAAAGCTTTCAGTATATTCCACAAAAGAAATCTAAACTTGCAACACATGTTACTCATCAACGACCACCATTCTCAAGTGCAGAAGCTTGGGAATTAGTAGCCATAGATAGTGATCCAGCAGACTTTGTTCCAATGGTTCTGGAAGCTAATGATAACGATGAAGGCGATAAAGTCATTGGCATTATTTGTGGTGCCATTAAAACTCTTAAGAATCAAAAATGGAAACCTGATACATTGGTTTATATGGGATTATTGTATTTAGCAAAAATTCGTCCCTCTATTTTTTCAAATGACTGTATATTACATGCGCTGTCATCATTATTAAAGCGAGATCAAGCACATAATTATAAAGCTAAAGGAAACCCATTGGTCCCTGTACTCGCAGCTAATTTGTTAATGAAAGGATTTTGTGATAAAAGAAATTGgccagaaatttttgtaaag CTGTACATTGAGGATGCTTTAGGTGAAAGAGTATGGGTTGATCACGAAGAATGCAAAGGTTTTGTTGACAATATTTTAACTGGATTTAATACACAGCATCCACCAAAAAGCATTTTACAACCAGAACTATCTGTTTTAACACCACGTGATTGTCACAGTCCATCAACGATTGACGACGAGGATACTGGATCTTCGTCTGTACAGTTTTccggagaaaaagaaaaaatagaatTTCCTGTGACTCCTAGATATGGTCATTGTATAGAAAACATAGAATTAATTGTTCTTGAAGCTGTGAAAGAGCAGTTGAATAGGCGGCAACCAGAGTCAATTACTAAgaactttttaaaattactttccTCTGCTTGCGGTTTTGTAGAAATCAGAAATATTGCCGTGCCAAGATTGGAGATGTGGTTACATAATCCAAAACTGATGAGACCTGCTCAAGAACTGCTGAGTTACATTTGTTATAATTGTACATCTCATACACAAAGGGACGTTGAAGTTATTAGTCAATTAGTCAAAATGAGATTAAAGACCAAAgctgtaattaatttatatctaAATGGTGTGAAAGAATTAATCGGTTTACACCCAGAGAATTTATCTACCATCTTGAAGCATACGATTTATAATGAATTATCAAACGCACGAAACCCAAATAACATGCCAATGCTGGGTGTAATGTTTCAAACGTTACCCGAACAAGCGGCTAAATTACTCGCAGAAATATTTCAAGACTTGCTGATGAATCGCGAAGATTATTTGAGACCTTTGCGTGCTTTGCTCAGAGAAATTGTGCGTGTTTGTCGGCACGACATTAATTTACTTACCTTTGCACGTACATTAATGGCTGAAAGACAAGATATAGCACAACAATTGCTTAACTTTGAATTTAAAGAGCGTGTTTTCATTTCGATCGCTGATTTGTTATGTTTATGTATGTTACTAGCTATTAGTCCACAAGTTAAAGAAGCCGCAGCTCTAGCACAAAGAGGCGACAAGAAAGACATAGCTCTGTTACATCAATTTCAGAACATGGTGGCAACAATACAATTTGAAGCTGTATTGTGGTTGCAAAATTCAGCACCACAGATGTATTCTATTGGAAAAAATGAACTGCTTCACGCtttacacaaaattttattgctcGAATCTCCAGAACAGTACTATAAATTGGATAACTGGCCTCCTGAGTCTGACAGAGTATTTTATCTGCGTCTAATTTCTGATGTCCCACTGTTACAGAATACACTATTAAGACTGTTACTTCTTGGATTTTCTAAg GAAAATGGTATTACTCATTCAGAAACCTTAGATTTAGTAGATCAATTAATACGACGAGCAGCAGCTAATTCAACAGAAAGTTTTCCAACCTTACAGGcagataaattaaatataattgaactGATTTTCAATCTTTGTATTTATCAACCTCCAGTAACTATAAACATACCatcaaa TTATGTACCACCGACTTTAGCAATATCTAATTTGTATTGGAAAGGATggataatgttattaatattagctgCCCACAATCCATCTACTATTGGTGCTGTTGCATGGAAACAATATCCCATTCTACGAACACTTATGGAAATGTGTATCACAAA TCACTTCTCGTACCCTCCACCAACGATGGCATTACCCGAAATCATAGAACAAGAACGTTCAAAGGAATTGCAAGTTGAAGCTATTGAAAAACAGGAGATACTGGAATATGAATCACATCTAGCCGCTGCATCAACGAGGATACAAATATCCGAACAAAATAGTTTACTATTATCACAACTAATGACTATGGAACCAACTGGTATTGCCAGGAAGCCACCTCCAGCGGTATTGGAACAAATACAATCTTTGAACGTGTCCCACAGGCTGGGACACTTACTTTGCAGATCTCGCAAACCAGATTTCTTGTTAGACATAATACAAAGGCAACAACAAAGTTCCTCGCAGAGCATGCCTTGGTTAGCGGATCTCGTGCAAAACAGCGAAGGATCTCTCAGTCAATTACCTGTACAATGCCTCTGCGAATTCTTGTTATCTACCAGCGCTCAAACTGTGGAAAAACAACCAAGACAACAACAGTTATTGGCTCATCTTCAAATGTTGTTAACCGATCCGGAACAAGATCGGCAACATGCTTACGAAGTTTTAGAATATTTCTTAAGAAGATTGAGTAGCCAACAAACTGGTAGTCGTCTTCAAGCGATTACAGGCCTAAAAATGGTTCTTGGATCTATACCTACCGAAGAAGAGCCTATGGATATTGACGGAGAAAATGAAAG GGAAGTTTGGCTTCTTCGCAAATTGCCATCGATTCCTCACTTCTTATCGGTGCGTTCTTTAGTTTCTACCGCGCTTCGTGGAGCCTGTCAAGTTGAAAATAATCCCGATCTCGTGCACGCTTACATATCCTACCTCGCAGCGCATACTACAGACGACGATCTTCCCGACCTAACTGATTTAGCCAACGAAATATCTCAATTGGTGGTCGAACGGAGTACAATAATAGCAGCCATTCTGCCCCAGCCTGAAATTGACAATCCCCAAGCTAAACAAACTCTGCATGCCTTCATGGTAATCATTTGCAACTATTTGGAGAAAGCTCGGTCCCCAAGAGCAGAGGAGTACACGTGGTCTGAAAGTCAAGATCAAATATTAGTGCAATGGAGCACAGGAGAAGAATGCACTATGCATATTCTAGTTGTTCACGCCATGATAATTCTTTTGACTTACAATTCTGATGACGACGAGCTGTTTGAAGTTTTACTGGAAACGTGGTTTCCTTTAAATACAGAACCGCCAAAAGCTTTTCTTGTCGATACCAGCGAAGAAGCTTTGCTCATACCAGACTGGTTGAAACTGAGAATGATCAGAAGCAATGTGCCACGTTTAATAGATGCAGCTCTCAAGGACTTGGAACCACAACAGTTGGTTCTTTTTATTCAAAGTTTCGGTATTCCTGTACCTTCGATGACTAAATTGCTTCATACTTTAGATGCTGGTGTGCAAATTGACCCAAGCTCAGTTGGCGAAGCGGTGCTTGATAAGACTTACATGGCACAATTAGTTGAAGTTCAGCATAGGAGAGGAGCTACGGGCGGATTAGTTTTTGTACAAGTTTTGCAATTATTAGAACCACAGTTACCTGACGAGAACGCGGTAACGATTGGACAGTTGCAAGAACCATTACCTCCCAGTGCTATGGTTCAGAAGCAGTCCGTCATACAGTGCTCCGTTAAAACAGATGTCCCGCACTTGATCAACAGATTATTTATTGAGAATATACCGATGAATCAGAAGGTAGACGCGTATCGTCGATTGCACAAAACATTAGCGAAAGACTTGCAAAAATCTGCCAAGGAAAGCGGAGCTGTTGTCTTAGCGATACAACACATTTGTAGTGTACTGAGTTCGATGCAAGTTAAACAGTTCTTAGCTTCTCTTGTTCACATGCCACAATATTCCTGTACCTTAATGAGGATAATATTGTTGCCTTTAAAAAAATCATCCACTTCGAAACAAGTGGTCGAATTGACACGGAACATGTGTTTGAATTTGATACAACTGATAGGGGACGTGAAAGCACCGGTTTTATCTATTTTAAGGGACTTTGCAAATGTTCAATTAACCAAAACGCCAAAAAGCATGGAGCTAACAATGCTGATGCAAAATCGAGATCCTGGCTCTATTTTGGAAAGCACGGATCCTGTAAATTTAGAAGCTGTTGGACGTAAATTATTGGATATTTGTTTAAAGCAACAGAAAACTGATATCCTTGTTGAAGCAATGGCAAGATTGTTAGTGAACGACAGCAACGAAGGTATTTTAAAACCACGAACAGGTTTATTGATAGATTGGTTGGCATCTGTGGAACCAGAATTAATTGGTATATGTCCTACGCTACAAATGAAACTTCTATTTGGAAAAACAAAGATACAATTGAAAGTTGATAACAACATTGTTAGTTCACACTCGTTTAGGCCTTATTTGTTGACGTTATTAACACACAGAGCGAGTTGGGCAACTTTGTACAAATGTATTGGTCATTTATTAGATAAATGTGATGATGG GTACGATCCAACAGCCGTGTTAGATTTTTTATGGGCGCTAACTTGCAATCCAAAACTTTGGCAGGGTAGAGACAAGTTTACACCAAAACATTATGTTccagaaaatattttacttttacatGAGAAACAATTGTTGACATTGGTAGCATATTTAGTTGCAGAAGCTGTTATTATATGCAACTGTCAGAATAGAAATGCTGCACTTGCACGAATGGATTCTCGTCTCGATTTATTGTTACACTGTGTTTCCACGAATAATCACATGGTATCCAGCGTTGTAAAATATTTAGCTGAACGTATGATGAATGATTCGGA CGTAGATTCCGATATGgcacatcaatttttattacatatgtacatgaagATACCAAAAGTGATATGTTACTTGGATACTTTCCAAATTAAGAAGTTTGTTGGAGAAGCAAAGATCACAGAATGGACTGGCTCCGTGTTAGATTGTATGAGTCATTCACTGTTAACAGCTTTAGCTGCTACACCACGGCAGAAGTCCTGGAAttcgaaatcccaagatttTGAGTTATGTGCCAGAAAGATGGCTGCTGTTCATCCTATTTTAGTACTAAGACAGCTTCCCATGTTAGCGTCATCATTAATGGGAAGATGCTATCTGGATTTTAGTCAGTTCAGATCAGGCCACCATTTAAACCTCTTTGTACAAATAATGGGACTGTTAGAACTGTTACAGCCACATTTATTTAATGAAGAACATCGAACTGCTTTGGAGGACACATTAGAGAATTACTTTCAGTGCTTTCAA aattatggGCCAGTAAAAGATCTGATACCATTATTAAATCGATTCATTACACTACTGCAGGGATATATTTCTTATGATCCACAAAGAGCACTGAAATATTTGCAGAAACACGCTCAGGTTCTGCA TGAATTACAGGTACACTATCCAAATTTAGTTTCACTTAGAACACTTGTGTCGGGCATTCCAGTGCTAAGAGAAGGAGAAGATGTAGAAGAGGTTTTAATTACTATTCCTCCTACTCCTCCTCCTTTGGAACCTACTATTCCGCAACATTGGACGTCGTTATTAAGTACACTATCTAAATTGCAAGGCGAAG ATGTATTTTGTGCTCTTCAAGAAATTGAACATTTATCGTCCCGTAAGCCTTCAGTTTTGGAATCTGTAACAGACAATATAGCGGAGTTACTTGTATCGCCGCAAAGTAATATAAGATCTCTTGCTCATACGTTATTAGCAAGAGCATTGAAACATCGTCCCGAATCAAATACAAATATACTGTCTGCATTTCAAAGGTGTTTGGACAGCTCTagagccgatatcctaatgtcAGCTTTAGAGAAATTGCCAGAAATCGTATTATGTATGCaag aaCATGCTCTACCATTGATGCAGAAGGTATTTGAATTAGGAGTAAATTCAAATGTGAATACTATACCGTATATAAATAAGACCATTGCTCTGTTGAATACACAACAGGGTTGttag